A region of Psychrilyobacter piezotolerans DNA encodes the following proteins:
- a CDS encoding cyclic nucleotide-binding domain-containing protein: MKELTPLFEMDKIIKILGKISIFGGLNEAQLYKIFRILQKITYKDKEFIFKQDEAPTHIYIILEGKIRLIKDINYNSYQLFEFAEGSCIGEESIIGIQPHTLSAIAIGDVELAVIPKKFFLDFYNTDKDLFCLLILNIAREISRRLKQTDNLLLHYINTKDKISVG, translated from the coding sequence ATGAAGGAATTAACGCCACTCTTTGAAATGGATAAAATTATTAAAATTCTTGGTAAAATCTCTATCTTTGGAGGTCTTAATGAAGCCCAGCTGTATAAGATATTCCGGATATTGCAAAAGATAACATATAAGGATAAGGAATTTATCTTTAAACAGGATGAAGCCCCTACACACATCTATATAATACTGGAAGGGAAGATAAGATTAATTAAAGATATAAATTATAATAGTTATCAGCTCTTTGAGTTTGCAGAGGGAAGCTGTATCGGCGAAGAATCCATAATTGGGATACAGCCCCATACACTTTCTGCCATAGCTATAGGAGATGTAGAGCTTGCCGTGATTCCTAAAAAATTTTTTTTAGATTTTTATAATACCGATAAAGACCTTTTTTGTCTTTTGATTCTCAATATAGCCAGAGAAATTTCCCGCAGACTTAAACAGACAGACAATCTTCTGCTTCATTATATAAATACAAAAGATAAAATTTCCGTAGGATAA